In Ornithodoros turicata isolate Travis chromosome 1, ASM3712646v1, whole genome shotgun sequence, the DNA window catgACCGTAGAACACGAAGCGAGTGCGACAGGGCTGGAACTAAGTACAGACGTGAAGTGAAGTcctgaatagaaaaaaaaaggcagatagaaaggtttgtttgttttcttcgtCGGTGCCGCAAAATAGCTTAAAATTTCCAATCCCAATCCGGgcgccgactgtgctgtcttgATGTTTTCCCTGCGTTTTTACTCATGTCGGTTCAGAACACACGATACCCCCTGCAACATGACTCCGTGACGACGagcagatcgctcggaaataaCACGCCGCCACAACAAACAGAAAATAGTAACAAACGTTTTGGTAAAATATGATGCATGAACAAGGCCCAAATATCAACGAAACATATGCCTGTTTGAGTTAGACCAAATGGAAGCTATtccacttgtttttttttgtttgttttttttgttttattgcATGACGAACGCCTTACTGAACAAACGCAAGTTAGTTTAACTATTTTTTAAATTCCTCCTGGAAAGATATATTCCAGAAAgatcttctttattttttcttttattatgTGTTCGTTTATTTACATACAATGCACGCCAAACTAACTTCTCAAGCAGGAGAAGCTGTGCATCAGTGAGTTACAATTGTACAAGCGAGTACAACCGCAACCAGGTGATCAAATGAAAATTACGGCAAGGAGACAGGCAAGGTTACACCCTGGAAACAATTATGAAGAAaagatgttcgagccaccaTCCACGGCATATTATTAGACTAAGACTTGCTCTCTAATATTTCCTGATCAATCTAAGTCGAAACCCCGTAGAAGCAACGAGGAAATCAATCGGGGGAACCCCCGCTCCGTCGCGTTCCTAGCCTGGAAATGTGGAGATTCCCCCATCACGCTTTTTCTATTGTTCTCTCCCCACATCAGCAGGCCGTACCCGAGGAGCAAAGAGGAGCGATCCAGGGGCCGTGCATCAGGTGCCCCTCTGTTTTACCATCTTGGCTTGATTTTGCAGCCTCTCTTATCAGGGTGTCTGCCAATAATCTTGGTCTCCCGGTTTCGCGGGACGCATTTATATTCTGTCGTGTGCATACCCCCTGGTGTAGGCAGATTGCTGTTTGCAGAGTTTTGTGAATTCTCGCAGTCGGTCATTCACGCATTGGCCATTTTGCTCAATATACACTGGACCGCATGAGAGTGGCAACTTGTATACCACATTTTTCATACATTCAACAAAGAGGTTTTTGTGCTTTGTGGCTGTCCTCGGCTGGTTTATGATATGATTATGGTGTACGGGATAACCCCAGGCCTGTCTCTATCACGggcttcttttcattttcttaaaGATTCGAATTCTTTCTTGACACATTCCCTGCCGAATGGTCAGTCACCTGCTGACGCTTCGACCctagtcggcgaacactgaagaacgccctcgcgaaacttgacaaccgaccatttagtgttgagagggtactggggagctggccaaggcagcaccagcaacctgcgctgtgtgcactgacgacctacctcaaggacatacgtacTGATATAATAGtttaattcattcagtgcttccacacgtagagcgtcctggaacagctggccgcaccagtgcgacctacgtttccattttttttctctatttctattctattcccTGATGGTGATCTGGGAATATCCGGCTTCCAGACGGCTTGTTTTAAATTTAAAAGATTCACACACGCAGTGTCTGCACTATTTCTCTACGGATGAGTGGACGACGGAACGCGCCAAACCTTTGTTGACCAAGCGGGAATGTGCGCTTTTGTAGGGAAGTAAAACATTTCTGCACCCCTGTCTGCCCCCAGCATATACTCGTGCACACCCCTTGTATCCGATGGTCGAATAATTCTACGTGACTACGCTCCGAGGGGAATTTTACCGTGGTGTTTAGATCAAAGGGCGCCTGCTTGAGCAAAGAAATTATCTCATCTGCCGTCGCAGTGGTAAGTAGTCTCAAACGGAAGAACGAATGTAGACGACCACTTATAGCTTAATACATCGAACCACTGTGACGGACTGCTTGGTTGTTGCCCAGAACAACGGGGATAAATCACTTCTCTATCCTTTCAAGTTCGTTGATATTCCCAGTTCAGATGCTGTAGTTAGAGGGCTGTACAAAGGTATGCATCTTTCTTCAGGAGTCATCGGGCAAAGGATTGCCACCTGCAGTATACGGTGCGATAGGAGCAGCCTTGGTTGTCATTTTAGTCTTGGCGTTTGTTGGGTTGTACTGGGTCATCAAGCAAAGCATCAACGGTAAAGAACCTGGTGTAACAGAATATGTTCCAGCCCCCGGCGTTGTGATCCCGCCAGGAGGAACCGCAACTGTTGATACATCAACAAGGAAACCAACTCCCGCTCCGATTGACGTTCCAACCTCTACCACACCAGGCAGGACGCCGAGTGTCTATTGGCCAACAGTGAAACCAATCACCCGTGCTCCATCTCCTGCTCCTGATACACCTCCGAGCACAGCAACCACTCCAGCGACTACAACCTCAACGAGAGCGAAGGCCTCAACAGCCACACCCAGATCACCCACTGTGAAGTGGGATACAGAGATTGAGTCCTGCGGCTCCACTGACTGTAGGGAAGTCAAAACCCTCATGGACACTTCCTTAGACAAGAAAAGAGAGCCCTGCCAGGATTTCTATGGCTTTGTTTGTAGCGACGctgagaaaaattatgctgctCTGTATAACAACGTGCAAGGTGGGACACTGAAGGTACTCGAGCACAATATATCTTCCCAAATCAGAAGAGAAATCGAGAGTCCCGTACCTCTTCAACGCCAAACCGTCTTTCAGAAAAGTGCGGCTTTCTTCCAACACTGCCGCGATGTGAAGATTGCGGTATCTAGTAACCTCGATGGTGTAAAACACTTCCTAGAACAATATGGTATGAATTTCAGAAAGGATATGTCATTGGACCCCTTGGACATGACAGTTAAATTCGTCTTCGAGTTCGATATTCCTATTCTGTTCAACTTTACTGCGGAACGGGTCGGTACCGGATATGACGTCGTCGTCGAAGAGCAGACTGGAGTTTGGCGGGAGGAATTTATATGGCAGAGCATAGGGTCTAACGCTGACAAAATGAACTACGTGGGACATCGTGTCCTGAAAAATATATTTGCCCGACACTTCCATTCAGACTACGTCAGATACACGGTACAGTGTGTGGAAATTTGTATACCAGACAGTGAGAAGCAAGCGTCTCGGAGCACAACACCGAATTCCTCTCTCGACACTTCTAGACGATGACGTTAACTCTGGCCTGACTAGACAGTGGACTGCGATCCTTTCTCGGTACAGTAATCAACGTCTTCCAGGCAGTGCCTACGTAAAGATTCACGAACACGTCCGGGAGACCTTTCAATCAGCGTTCGGTGTAGCAGATAATACGGATGCCATTAGGATATACGTCGCTTGGAGAACTGCCGACACATTGTACACAAGTGCCGCCGAAGCGGCGGACCATACAACGAAGGACGTCAAACAACACTGTCAGACATTGGTACAGTGGATTCTGCCTCATACAATTGGCCCTTCTGTGCTTTTTAAGACAGTAAATGAACAGAGAGTAAACGCCGTGAACAATATGTTAGTCAAGATCATCGCTGCCATCGACGATTCCTTCACACGGTTTACGTTTTTTAACAACATACAGAATGCTGCCAGGCAGAAGCTGTCGCTGCTGAAGAGGAACATTGGCTATCATCCAAGGTTCGACACACCGGATAAAGTTATAGATTACTACCGTGACCTTCCAGACATGAACGGTCCTTTCACCGATGATTTCATCAAAGCAAGACGATTTCAGGCCAAGACTTACTGGAATCACATTTTCCGCAACGAGATTGACTTTATTAACAGCCTTTACGGCACTTGGGTTCCAGTATTCGAAGCCAACGCGACCTATACTGCAGAGCGGAACCTACTGACTATTCCACCTGCCATGATGTACAGCCCGCTCTTTGCGCTTGGAGGACCTCCGGAAATTAACTATGGCGCTCTTGGACGTTTTATGACGCATTACATAATGCGAGGCTACGACCAGCACGGGCTTCGATTCGATGGCGCAGGAGCCCTGTCGCCGTGGTTCTCCCAAGAAAATCAGCACCGCTATGATGCTCTGATTTCCTGCATGGAACGTATGGCATTGACCGCACCTGGTAACAGGTTTCGTGCACTGACCTGGGATGAAGTACTCCCGGACGTCCTGGGAAGTATTTCCGTCCTGAATGCATACAAGAAagctaaaggtcagccaggtCCGAGTGATAAGCTCTTTTACGTGTCCTGGTGTCTTCTATGGTGTGGTAGACAGAGTGGGCCATCAGATGACTTTCGGTGTAACCTGCCTTTGATGAATTCTGACCATTTCAAGGACACGTTTGCGTGTCCCTATAATTCACCGATGAATCCGGCACACAAGTGTAACTTCTGGTAGGAGCACACGTCGGGTAATAAAGCATGTTCAGCATGTTCATCTTCAGCATGTTTGTCTTcgctttttcgttttccttctCCATTTTTCGTTCAGAACGGTTATGATGGCAAAAGAACATAGTACGCGCAAAATATTACGGGCGAACTTACCTATGagagaagtgatgttctgaggctggaacaacatagaaaggacaaatacatacaaagcctcaaattgcctaacaaattaacgatgaaggaagaaagtcactgaaaaggttagccagctgtaggactcgaacccagaagatgtgggttcgagtcctacagctggctaaccttttcagtgactttcttctttcaccgAACTTACATAGGTGAGATAGTATGAGATGCGAATTGCGGAAAGGTATTTGCCGAACGGAGATTAACTCCAGGGTCAAAAAGGCAAGGTTTCATAGTATTGTTGTACACTATAAGACGTggcgagcaaaaaaaaaaaaaaagagtaaagaaGATGCAGTATCAGCTGCTATATCTGGGACACGTGACGTCTCCACGCGACTTGCCTCGTGTGCTGTCACAACAGGGTCACTAGCCCGAAATACTGCACAGTTCTTCCCTTATTTTGCTGTAGAATATACAAACGACTGTCTTATGCAAACTTGAAATAGATATGAAAACTTTTTAAGTGGTTCTTTAGAAGTGATTATTCATGGTTTTGTGCAAGTAGGTACATTGAGCGCCATTATGCAACATTAGGGGAACATGACAACATTGATATCGAAGAAACCAGTCACCCTGTTACTAGTACTCGTGTGGTGGTCGCGCTGTGCATGAAAACATAAATTAATTGCTTTTGCGATTTAACGATTCTTTAGTTGCACCTCCTGATTTACCATCTCGCGTGCAGTAGTAGTAAGGATGGTCTGCTTTGACGCCGATGCTGAGAGGTGACTTGACTTCGAATCCCGACACTGGCTGTGCAGTGtcatgttttccctgggttttccgtcagGCTGCACAGTTCCGCATATTTTCCACCCAGGacccatactaacccccctgtcccccgctgCTTTCTTCTGTCCCTACCCATCTGTCCACCTCTATATACGTCGAACAGAGCCATAGAGAGAACGATATGAACGAGGAAAATAAATAGAAACAAATGTATATGGTGCGTGAAAATGCTGCTATGTCTTTGCATATGGAGATGAAAAGTGGAGATGTGTGTTATGCTGTCCGTACTGCAGGTGCTAGGGGCCCTCGTCAAGCTCGTTAGGGCTTTTtgtccctggatccgccacaaTGTGTGGAAAAtcaattatattattattattattattatatagtTGCTTCGCGACCCTAACACAAAATTAAGAAAAGCTGCTGATTGTCATTGATAGAATGGCAGAGAttcaggctagctggtggatatactccatgataggcaagcctgagcgatgggcaagacacgtaaagaacacaacacgaaggctcaaaaccagcaagacgtttaatcgCTAATAACAAGCTTCAGAACACGTAGACAGTGCGCGGGATACAGACAGAGGGGAGcagggaattgaggacaaagtAAGCTGAAAGAAGGTTACAGGAGGCGTCTGAGGGCCGTGTGgatacaaacagaaggcacacTACTACAATTGCCCACATTCTGTATGGCCAATGCTTCTCTCAAAAGACATTTCCGATTCATCCTTGCTTCATTCCGATGAGGGGGTCTGCATAGGCTCCGAAACGTCAATGCCTGTTGTTAATTTTAGTTCGTTGTGTACGCCGTGTgtatttttatcgcttttataaaCATGTGTGTTCCCGGCGTTTGGTCAGTCTTCAAAGACATCTCCGCCTGTCCGGTTCCGACGCCAGCACCGCCGTCTGGACCATAGGGGTTGAAAATTACAGCAGCGTCTTAGATGGTCCGACAAATTTGAATCTGGGCTGTTAACGCATTGACACGTTTGACCTATGTATACGAAGACACGAGCTAAGGGAATTGTATACACAACATGTTTTGCACAGGGGACAAACTTAATTGTTCTGTGTTCAACATTACACCCAGACCCTGGTTTCGAAAAAGCCGTCAAACGATCTAACCTGAGTTTTTCCTAAAGAGGAGACGGACCCACATCTCCTTCGACATGACCTTCAAATGATGTGAAAACTTGTGCTAGTACGGAACTACtgcttgtttttctctctctctttttcttccactaaacGTTTCGGGCGAGCTTGAAACTGTGCAAGTAATTTGTGTGCATAAAAAGTGCTGGATTAGCTTCAACGCGTAGCCTCATCTTTGTAATATGCGGTCTGTTGTTTGAGAGCACTCAACACGAAAGCAAGACTAGGTCAGGGCACTGGTTATGAAATAATTTATCAAACTATTTTGTACCAGCTTAGAATGGCCAGGCCACTCATTCTAggtagagttttttttttttacttgatgCACCAGATTCTCAACACAAACCACCTTTGTAGTGTAAGGTGGAATCTAAAAACTTCAACTACCCGTCGGTAGGATGCCCTTCCGTAAATGTTAACTCGGGAGTCGATTCACGAGCCGCACGTTACAATTCTACCATGCAAGAACGACAACGAGACATAAACATCAGATCATCCACGTATCTATAAATCAAAACAGTGACATGCAAACATGAATTTACAAAAGCATTTAAATGAGAGTCGAGACAATCTGAATAGATTTTAGATAAAAACGGTGCAACAGAAGAACCTATGAAAACACCAGATTTTGAGTGTATAAAACGCTATCTATGCAAGTTACATGAGAAGTCAGTTACAAATTGAGCAATTCCAAAAAATCCCTTATGGCTATGCCAGCGCGAGACTGGAAACGTTACAAATTTGTGTTCAAAAGATCCGAAACATGTTTCAACAGCAAACGTTTCCTAATGGAATAGTGCAGATCGTTGACATGCAACGACATTGCAAACATTTCAGAACCATGGAACGGCAAAAGCATTTTGACATTCTTGAGAGTTCATCAGAGATAAGGAGTTGGGTATACTATTTAAAACTGACtattggccggtttcacgtcagttcaggcaggcaggtcccatcgacctcctggattttcattagttttttatatttagaagctcatcgtacatgatgaccaacagcggtaaaacaaataatttctacggaatagttttcgcggaaaaaaatcgtgaaaatccagccctgaattcgggtgtttcagttttgccgtgtttgcgcgcgtatatctcccgagtcttaaaagttactgcagtgaaatttttttatgctttagtatacctacaggccagcagtccgagcgcaaattttggcgcacaggagcaacgctctgtgatataaaaaatgtcGAACGtgctctctcgcgcagttttgtcccAAATTCGACGtgtgatttctctggctgtagatattaCTCACTGCCATATTTGGTATCAATTCACagagcttttaatgctctttcatctgatatatgtATTGCGCATATACCTCCTAaaggtatctgctgaaacagggaaatgttaaggtatatttcgaaaaaacaaggagtttgagtgtccgtttctcaaaaaggcccctttttatttcatttatattttgccaggacatggcccgatgttagacatttcatcttacgtaaaaaaattctgcttcaaaaagtgtacactggcgattagcgcgttaaaacgcggccctagtctgcgtgcgtacctgtcggagcccggctgcaGGTATCGCTAATGGCGGGCCTTCTgtgatgtcgtacaagaaagggacaactttgtgtaCTCAAAAGTGGTAGCTTATGTCGATATATTTACAGGACTGCGAAaaagcagtattttgcaatgacagcgacaaattaTTTCACCCACTTTCTATGAAAACGTCACTCTTCTGCATTCACTGTCCACGGTACTAGGTATGAATGTTTCTCGGCCTCGACTTTCCAATGCTTACTTTGTCACGCATTCGAACCTTGTATGCCACTTTGATGTGGTATACGTTTACCTATTCCCTTTTCTTTTGCGTTCGAAAAGTCACCTATTCCCTTTTCTTTTGCGTTCGAAAAGCCACGTCCTCAGCCCGTACatggagtaaatggacgcgcGTTAGATGTTTTGCCAAGCACGTTATCATATCTTGTGACTCTAAGATGACGTCTTGCTCGAGTGAACGCAAGTTCGGCGTCGTGGCTGGTGCTTGATTGTTCCACCGATCtgtcacacgcacttttgtcgtggcctgttcctgaTCAGCAATGTCGCGCTCGcaaaagtagatttggagagctcatagagcctatgccgatttttaaaatggctcgcagctccatctgacacgtaaatcattagctgcaacaggaacattctcgtcaagCCATTCTTCAATAGTTATGGAAGCCAACACTGACCGTGCTGAATCGTGACACAAGCCTTCGCTCACAACACCAAAACTGTGTGTTTCCGTGCAGCTGTTACCGCacatgtgaatatggaaatctgtttCCCCAGTGGCACGCTCGTATTTCGCTAGGCATGGCTACTGTGCTGTTTTGAGCGAAATAGAAGTGCATTAGGTGCGTCTCTCGTATGACTCTGCTCTGAACGTCTCTAGTGTTACTATGACAAATGCGAGAACCCGCCCACTTCCCTAGCTCTGAGAAGAAATGTACTGCTGCAagttcagcacagaacacgcgTTTTATGCTAAAAGCCCTCTGCATAACTTGTAAAATGAAGTAAAGCAAGCTTCGCAGGAACTTGGGGGAACCCTGGAAAAAGCAACTCCTGACTCCatatttatttgtacagtatTGGTATCACCGTGTGCGGAGCTTGAAAGAGTGAGGTTTTACCTTCGCTGACCATTGAGTTTGACCTAGCCGTTGAAATGCGGCTTTACGGCAACGTAGGATTTCATTCAGATGCTTTGTTGGAAATAACTAACTCCCAGGCATGAATTATTTCTTGAGCAGGACGTGAGAAACTTGCTGACGAATAGCTCAGGTACAAGGCCAGACAACCTTGCCCAAACAAAGGGAGCATCGACTcgaggcccgccatcccgcggtaccggcagccgggctccgacacgtacgcacgcagacACCGGCCGTGTTTCAACGCGCTATTCGCCAGTGTACGCTTCTTGAAGCAGGATTTTTTTACGTAAAAAGAAAGGTGTAACATCGgaccatgtcctggcaaaatataaatgaaataaaacgggcccttttcgagaaacgaacgctcaaaatccttgttttttcgaaatataccttaaAATTTTCCTGTTTCAGCAGGTACCTGTAGGGGTTATATGCGCAATacatatatcagatgaaagagcattaaaagctgagtgaattGATATGCAATATGGCAGTGAGTAATATttacagccagagaaatcacgcgtcgaagttgagacaaaactgcgcgagagagcatgttcgacATTTTTTATGTCACAGAGcgttgctcctgcgcgccaaaatttgcgctcggactgctggcctgtaggtatactaaaacataaaaaaatttAACTGCAGTAACTTTTAAGACTCGGAAGATATACgcgcgcaaacacggcaaaactgaaacactcgaattcagggccggattttctcgatttttttctgcgaaaactattccgtagaaattatttgttttaccgctgttggtcatcatgtacgatgatcttctaaatataaaaaaataatgaaaattcaggaggtcgatgggacctgcctgcctgaactgacgtgaaaccggcctatTATTTCTGGTGAACGTTGACACCAACTTCTGTCACGTGCTACTTTCATTAAGTAATCCCAACAAAATTCACAATTCCAGAGTGGATTCTCTGCCCCAAGAAGCCGTTAATGCTGCCAATAATACATTATTTATGGCTAAGATTAGGTGTCTTATGCActgattctttgtttttgttgttactcttcttcttttttttttctcgtttctaCCATGTAATACTGTGTGTAGTCAGTGTACAATATTGGTGTGTTTTTCCTGAGAATGATGCAAGTAGCATCACCATTGTACTTCCTCACTCCTCTGCTGTAATGCCTCACGGCGCTGCTGAGCtctctgaataaataaataaaagtacaATTCCAAGGGCTAGATAGGATTTATGATCCTTCAATAAAATTTCAAGAGTATCACAGTATCACCAACGAACCACAAGCAGAGACATCATTCAAGCGGTGGCCGAAGAGTCCAGCGTGAGCACGTATCGCGCGCATTCCTTCACAGGACTTGGTAACATTAAAGTGCTGTACAGTTGCCGACGACTTGCCACAGCTAAGCGAGGGTTGACTCAGATTCGGACTCATTTAGACTCGTACACATAAGTCTGTTGGACGTACAGTGTCTCTCTTTCATGAAAATGGCCATCCAGGATCTGTCCTATTCGGTTTAGATCATCATATATGATTTGTTTCAACAGCGGCAGCGCGAACTTAGTTGCTCTTCATTCCTCGAATAGCGTAACTGCTTTATTGGCACAGGAAACTTCACTGAGAGCAGGGAATATGAAGAGGTGTGGTGGTCTCAACGCCATCGCCACTACGTTGTGTTTGTCAAGCGCCTCGCTCGACGCGAGAAATAAGAGGAATATGGATGATTTAATTTTCCCACTTTCCTAAATATGAATTCATTATTTCCGTCCCACGACACGAAAGTTGTTGGCTCTGTTCCTTCATCTTGGTGACCTGGACGCTCAAGAAATCGAAGCATGCATCCAGCGCTCCTCCCCTTCGCAAGCCACCAGCCCAGCTATTCATAAGGTATCTGTgaagatcccccccccccgtctttcCGACCCTATGCTATGGTTTGGGAATATTCAATCTCAATTCGCTGTCGACTGTCGCTATCAATTCTATCCGGCGTGCCGCGACCGGAAggggagcgtgatgctcgggaaggtgccgctgctGGAAGAACGATGAGCGCGATTGCGAAGCGTGCGGCAACGTGACGTGGTGTGTGGAGCAAGTGAGCATCGAGTCTGGCGAACAACGGTGTTGAAGGGGCATTACGATGCAGTGCGTTGAATAAGCCGAAGTTCGTTCGCGTAGACCGGACCTTCGTAAGGGCCTCGAACGTGGTATTGTGGAAATTTGGGATGGCACTGGGCCGGATTACGCAGAATGTCACTCATGGTGTTCTCTGTTCGGGACCCCAAATATAGAGAAGATGGTATTCCTCTACGTGAGTTCTACCGGCGTCCTTGTGTGAGGCCACGCCTATCTGCCTGCTGGGACATTGCATCAGCGCCGGTCAGGAGAAATGTATAGAAACCCCATCTCTTCTACACGGCAATGACAATAAGAACTGCTCTCTATTAAGTTTCTTCTGAAGTTGTCTGTTTAGTTGGTAGATAGTCATTGATTTGAGTAATTCAATGTGCATTCAAAGTAGAGCCGCTTCCCAGGCATTGTTGCGTCTTTGGCAGTCAAAGTGAGATTGGTCGCGAACCGAGTCAACAGCGAGGGAAGGAAGGACTGTACAAGTTTACAGTGGACATAGTCAGAGCCAGAATGAGTCTTATGGGCAATGGCGCCCAAACTTTATAAATGCTTCCGGTCAATGGATCGACCTTAACACTTTTCAAGCTGGCCCTGGTCTTCCCGAAAGATTTCGGTTCCCACCGGACGCCGACTCCGGTGCCTTTCATTAACGCCTTGCGTCGCACCACTGCTCTACATTCGCCAGGCTCCTTTCGGTCCCTCAACGGGGACTACGGGCGTTTATCTCCCTGCCTGTCATTGACCGACGATGGATTTCATGAAGTGTGTCCCAAAACTGTGCCCAGTCGTGACAGATTCCATGAAGGGTTGGGCAAAATGGTGGCCGGCCGTAACAACATACCTTGCGGCTCGACCTGAGATTTTGTATGTACAATATTCCCTAAATTAAGATGAGTCGAGTTGATTTGGATTGTCGCAGTTGATGCAGCGTCAAAATGCCCCAAAGTGAACATAATCACGCAGTTCTTCCCTACGTACACTAAACCTAAACTTGGTGGTTGCCTTCCATGTCATACTTGTTGCTCCTATGGTACGTAGACAGTACCTTTGAATCCATGTGGACACACATCCACACGACATTCACAGCTCGGAGACATCACGGATCGTATGGAGGAGACCACTACTTCACGGGGTACCAAAAAGGTATTAGAATTCAAGACGTTCTTTACATGACCCCCATAGTGCACTACGGCTTCTAGGTAGCCAGCACGCTGGTGGCGCTTAATTAAGTCGCGCTCCATATtgtgcgggagggggggggggtgtatgtAAAGTAAAAACTACGCCGTTAGTTCATATGTATAGTTAAATAGAGTTAATAATATATAGAGCTCAAATTAAAATATGCTTCATCGATAGGTGTCGATTAGCTTTTGCTCTAACATTCAAAAAGGTTCCGGGGCTTGTCATCGAGCGCACTTTCGTCGAAAATATTCCAGAAACTTATCCCGATCTGATCCATAAGGTGCAAAACGCGTTCCGAAAAGCGATTGAAGTTTTCAAAAATAAGGTTGAGACGACGTTGTTGGACCTCTACCGCTACCAgaaagtacgaggggtgttcgagtaaaaccgggactttctgtctcctgagtgtacaaatggctcgtgctacttctttttcgtgattttcacacgcgacaggcctccgcgtttaCCACATGGTAGTCCAAAGTTTGTACAaaacagaggacacgtgttgGATAAggcgacaacgaggtgagcgcgcacatcgaacagcgaattgttatgaagtttctcgtgaatgaaggcgtaaagtcatctgaaattcacagaaaacttcaggctcagtatggccacgatacacttagccgcagcaaagcgtttgagtggtgcaaacggttccgagacgccTGTACAttagtgcaggacgatcccggcc includes these proteins:
- the LOC135384512 gene encoding uncharacterized protein LOC135384512 — translated: MQNGPPEVTGTEVANTDAVAWSDASPALPYPPRPEASDKTDPFNSTQDEDFVSGDTSHNKSKSKEQATEPGASNIEEKPKSKKKGKSSELAPSHDSKKSKSRTIDETAKSADSRPVDKPKKKKTADSLPPRRDEKVLSFKIVCVNDLGCAVLFVALESYSKDKLGRDKQVTVLNFFQRTQSKLQVAAAAPMSLPVVERGPRMRSERIGSNVPIPRETKESSGKGLPPAVYGAIGAALVVILVLAFVGLYWVIKQSINGKEPGVTEYVPAPGVVIPPGGTATVDTSTRKPTPAPIDVPTSTTPGRTPSVYWPTVKPITRAPSPAPDTPPSTATTPATTTSTRAKASTATPRSPTVKWDTEIESCGSTDCREVKTLMDTSLDKKREPCQDFYGFVCSDAEKNYAALYNNVQGGTLKVLEHNISSQIRREIESPVPLQRQTVFQKSAAFFQHCRDVKIAVSSNLDGVKHFLEQYGMNFRKDMSLDPLDMTVKFVFEFDIPILFNFTAERVGTGYDVVVEEQTGVWREEFIWQSIGSNADKMNYVGHRVLKNIFARHFHSDYVRYTVQCVEICIPDSEKQASRSTTPNSSLDTSRR
- the LOC135384516 gene encoding neprilysin-11-like, producing MLVKIIAAIDDSFTRFTFFNNIQNAARQKLSLLKRNIGYHPRFDTPDKVIDYYRDLPDMNGPFTDDFIKARRFQAKTYWNHIFRNEIDFINSLYGTWVPVFEANATYTAERNLLTIPPAMMYSPLFALGGPPEINYGALGRFMTHYIMRGYDQHGLRFDGAGALSPWFSQENQHRYDALISCMERMALTAPGNRFRALTWDEVLPDVLGSISVLNAYKKAKGQPGPSDKLFYVSWCLLWCGRQSGPSDDFRCNLPLMNSDHFKDTFACPYNSPMNPAHKCNFW